GCCGCGACCATCTGGAAGAAGTCCAAAACGAAACACGAACCATGGTTTTTTATGAAGCGCCGCATAAACTTCTTGCCACTTTGCAGGACATGTATGCCTGTTGGGGCGACCGACCGATCGCTCTTGTGCGGGAGCTGACCAAAATTCACGAAGAAGTGTTGCGCACAACGCTCAAAGAGGCGATTGCTCACTATGAAGAAACGCCGCCCCGCGGAGAATTTGTTTTGGTCATCGGCGGAGCTGCTCCACAAAAGGAAACAAAAATCACGCTGGATGAGGGAATTCGGATGGCAAGAGCCTTAATGGAAAAAGGATCTTCTCAAAGTGCGGCAGCAAAAGAGGTTGCCCATAAAACCGGTCTTCACCGCAACAAACTTTACGAAAAGCTAACGAAAGAAGTATAAAATCTGCTGAAAAATCAAAAACCATTTGCGGAATTACTTTTCGCAAATGGTTTTTTGTTTTTAAAGAAAGATAAATTATTTTTCATCCGGATAAAAGATCAGTCCTCCGCCTAAAACAAAGCAATCGGAATCATAAAATACGACTGCTTGTCCCGGAGTCACTGCACGCTGAGGTTCCTCAAAATCCACCCGAACGGTATTATTCTCCTCCGGCGTAATCGTAGCTCCGGCAGGACGTGCCTGATAACGAATTTTTACCTGTACATGAATGGGGCCTTCCGGTTTTTCAATCGAAACCCAATTGACCTCTGACGCGTACGTAAATGAGCGATACTGGGTGCCCTCCGGTCCTAAAACGACCTGATTTTTAGAAGGAATCAACGCATCGACATACATCGGCTGTCCAAATGAAATTCCCAACCCTTTGCGCTGTCCTACAGTATAATGAGTCAGTCCAAGGTGGTGCCCAAGAATATTCCCTTCGCGATCAATAAAATCTCCGGGCTGAGAATCATGCCCCCGGTATTGTTTTAAAAATGCGTGATAGTCATTATCCTCTACAAAGCAGATCTCCTGACTGTCCGGCTTATGTGCCACCCGCAGCCCTGCCTCTTCGGCAATCGTCCGAATCTGCGGTTTCGTATAATTTCCCAGCGGCAAAAGCAAATGCTGCAGCTGCCCTTGTTCCAGGCAATAAAGCACATAACTCTGATCTTTATCTGTCGGTGCCGCTTTTAAATAATAACGGCCATTTTCTAGCTCCCCTGTCAGCGCATAATGTCCGGTTGCGATATGGTCGATTCCAAGCTCTCTTGCACGCTGAAGCATTGCTCCCATCTTCAAAAAACGATTGCAGCGAATACAAGGATTCGGCGTGCGTCCATTTTCATATTCTGAAGCAAAATTTTCGATCACAGATTTTGTGAAAAGCTCAGTAAAATTAAAGACCAGATGGTCGATTCCAAGCTGATAGCAAACCATTCTAGCATCCTGCACATCGCGAAACGAACAGCACCCACCTTCGCGTGGGGGCGCGTCCGGCGGATCAATATGCAGGCGCATGGTACAGCCGATTACTTCCCAGCCTTCTTTTTGCAATAAAAGAGCGGCAACGCTGCTGTCCACGCCGCCGCTCATCCCCAGTAAAACTTTTCGATTCACGCTTTGGGCTCCTCCGAATCCTTCTGTACTTCGTCTTTATTTTCCTCTGCTTCTGTAGGAACACTCTCTGCTTCCGGTGCTGCGGCTGCCACTTCCTCTGCAGCTTCTTCAGCTGCCTCTTCGGCCGCTTCTTCCGACACCTCTGCCGGGTCCACCGGAATATCTTCATTTGCATAATATTCGCAGTCTTGGCAAGAGTCTTTTTCGCATCCGGCGCAAACATCCTCTTCATCTGCTCTTGCAAACTCTTCGCGCAGTGCATCCAGCTTATCAAAAGCACGTTTTAAGCGAGCTTCGCTCTCTTCTACAGCCCGGCAAAGCTGCTCGGTGTTTCCGTTTTCCGGATCGCGAAGATGCTCAAAATAATATTTTCCCAGAGCGGCATAGGTACGTTCGGTATTTTCCCGCTCATTTCGAATCACAACTCGTATCCGACTAATCATTGCTTTTCGGCGGTTTGTTTCGATCATGGAATCAACTGCACTGGAAATCGTTTTCCCTGCATAGGACAAAGCTTTTCCGAATTCGTTCAATACATCC
This genomic window from Caproicibacterium sp. BJN0003 contains:
- the mnmA gene encoding tRNA 2-thiouridine(34) synthase MnmA — protein: MNRKVLLGMSGGVDSSVAALLLQKEGWEVIGCTMRLHIDPPDAPPREGGCCSFRDVQDARMVCYQLGIDHLVFNFTELFTKSVIENFASEYENGRTPNPCIRCNRFLKMGAMLQRARELGIDHIATGHYALTGELENGRYYLKAAPTDKDQSYVLYCLEQGQLQHLLLPLGNYTKPQIRTIAEEAGLRVAHKPDSQEICFVEDNDYHAFLKQYRGHDSQPGDFIDREGNILGHHLGLTHYTVGQRKGLGISFGQPMYVDALIPSKNQVVLGPEGTQYRSFTYASEVNWVSIEKPEGPIHVQVKIRYQARPAGATITPEENNTVRVDFEEPQRAVTPGQAVVFYDSDCFVLGGGLIFYPDEK